In Monodelphis domestica isolate mMonDom1 chromosome 4, mMonDom1.pri, whole genome shotgun sequence, one DNA window encodes the following:
- the WASF3 gene encoding actin-binding protein WASF3 isoform X1: MPLVKRNIEPRHLCRGALPEGISSELECVTNSTLAAIIRQLSSLSKHAEDIFGELFNEANNFYIRANSLQDRIDRLAVKVTQLDSTVEEVSLQDINMKKAFKSSTIQDQQVVSKNSIPNPVSDIYNQSDKPPPLNILTPYRDDKKDGLKFYTDPSYFFDLWKEKMLQDTEDKRKEKRRQKEQKRIDGTTREVKKVRKARNRRQEWNMMAYDKELRPDNRLSQSVYHGASSEGSLSPDTRSHASDVTDYSYPATPNHSLHQQPVTPSYVAGDAQQYGTSNQALEHEYNRPPSATVRHMTLNRPQQPPPPPPQTSDGSQASAPLVPSDYGMLPAQIIEYYNPSGPPPPPPPPMIPSAQTAFVSPLQIPTPSSYPTLATSSTYTATPHPPSTGLVVTAPPPPGPPPPPPGPPVAGPSLSSSPMHGPPGAEAKRQEPAQPAISDARSDLLAAIRMGIQLKKVQEQREQEAKREPVGNDVATILSRRIAVEYSDSDDDSEFDDNDWSD, encoded by the exons GCAAACATGCAGAAGACATATTTGGTGAGTTGTTTAATGAGGCCAACAACTTTTACATCAGAGCAAATTCTCTTCAAGACAGAATTGATCGCCTTGCTGTCAAAGTTACCCAGCTGGATTCAACAGTGGAAGAGG TATCGCTACAGGATATCAATATGAAGAAAGCATTCAAAAGTTCTACAATACAAGACCAGCAGGTGGTTTCCAAGAACAGTATTCCCAATCCAGTGTCTGATATTTACAATCAGAGTGATAAGCCACCTCCTCTGAATATACTTACACCTTACAG AGATGATAAGAAAGATGGATTGAAATTCTATACTGATCCATCCTATTTCTTTGATCTTTGGAAAGAGAAAATGCTACAGGAtacagaagacaaaagaaaagaaaaaagaagacaaaag GAGCAAAAGCGTATAGATGGCACAACTCGTGAGGTGAAAAAGGTTAGAAAAGCCAGAAACAGGCGCCAGGAGTGGAATATGATGGCATATGACAAAGAGCTTAGACCTGACAACAGGTTGTCTCAGAGTGTGTACCATGGAGCATCTTCCGAGGGATCCCTGTCCCCAGATACTAG GTCCCATGCATCTGATGTTACTGATTATTCTTATCCTGCTACTCCCAACCATTCCCTTCATCAGCAGCCAGTGACTCCTTCTTATGTAGCAGGGGATGCCCAGCAGTATGGGACTTCAAACCAAGCTCTTGAGCATGAGTATAACAGACCTCCTTCTGCCACTGTCAGGCATATGACCCTAAACAGACCTCAGCAGCCACCGCCACCTCCACCACAGACTTCAGATGGCTCACAGGCCTCTGCACCTTTGGTTCCATCGGATTATGG GATGCTCCCAGCACAAATCATTGAATATTACAACCCATCGggaccaccaccacctccaccacctcCCATGATTCCTTCAGCACAAACTGCTTTTGTTAGCCCTCTCCAGATTCCTACACCGTCTTCTTATCCCACATTAGCAACTAGTTCCACATACACTGCTACTCCTCATCCACCCTCTACTGGGCTTGTTGTCACAGCTCCTCCTCCTCCGGGGCCACCACCTCCACCACCTGGCCCTCCGGTCGCAGGACCTTCTCTTTCGTCTTCTCCCATGCATGGTCCACCAGGGGCTGAAGCAAAGAGACAAGAACCAGCTCAACCAGCAATCAGTGATGCTCGGAGTGATCTTCTTGCTGCTATTCGGATGG GAATTCAGCTGAAAAAAGTTCAAGAACAACGAGAACAAGAAGCAAAACGAGAGCCTGTTGGAAATGATGTGGCAACAATCCTCTCCAGACGTATAGCGGTAGAATACAGTGATTCTGATGATGACTCTGAGTTTGATGACAACGACTGGTCAGACTGA
- the WASF3 gene encoding actin-binding protein WASF3 isoform X2 produces MPLVKRNIEPRHLCRGALPEGISSELECVTNSTLAAIIRQLSSLSKHAEDIFGELFNEANNFYIRANSLQDRIDRLAVKVTQLDSTVEEVSLQDINMKKAFKSSTIQDQQVVSKNSIPNPVSDIYNQSDKPPPLNILTPYRDDKKDGLKFYTDPSYFFDLWKEKMLQDTEDKRKEKRRQKREKHKLNPNRNQQVNVRKVRTRKEEWERRKMGIEFMSDAKKLEQAGSMKEDRMPRGSHASDVTDYSYPATPNHSLHQQPVTPSYVAGDAQQYGTSNQALEHEYNRPPSATVRHMTLNRPQQPPPPPPQTSDGSQASAPLVPSDYGMLPAQIIEYYNPSGPPPPPPPPMIPSAQTAFVSPLQIPTPSSYPTLATSSTYTATPHPPSTGLVVTAPPPPGPPPPPPGPPVAGPSLSSSPMHGPPGAEAKRQEPAQPAISDARSDLLAAIRMGIQLKKVQEQREQEAKREPVGNDVATILSRRIAVEYSDSDDDSEFDDNDWSD; encoded by the exons GCAAACATGCAGAAGACATATTTGGTGAGTTGTTTAATGAGGCCAACAACTTTTACATCAGAGCAAATTCTCTTCAAGACAGAATTGATCGCCTTGCTGTCAAAGTTACCCAGCTGGATTCAACAGTGGAAGAGG TATCGCTACAGGATATCAATATGAAGAAAGCATTCAAAAGTTCTACAATACAAGACCAGCAGGTGGTTTCCAAGAACAGTATTCCCAATCCAGTGTCTGATATTTACAATCAGAGTGATAAGCCACCTCCTCTGAATATACTTACACCTTACAG AGATGATAAGAAAGATGGATTGAAATTCTATACTGATCCATCCTATTTCTTTGATCTTTGGAAAGAGAAAATGCTACAGGAtacagaagacaaaagaaaagaaaaaagaagacaaaag AGAGAGAAACACAAGCTGAATCCTAACAGAAACCAGCAAGTAAATGTGAGGAAAGTCAGAACAAGAAAAGAAGAGTGGGAACGAAGGAAAATGGGTATTGAGTTCATGAGTGACGCCAAGAAACTGGAACAGGCAGGGAGCATGAAAGAGGACAGAATGCCCAGAGG GTCCCATGCATCTGATGTTACTGATTATTCTTATCCTGCTACTCCCAACCATTCCCTTCATCAGCAGCCAGTGACTCCTTCTTATGTAGCAGGGGATGCCCAGCAGTATGGGACTTCAAACCAAGCTCTTGAGCATGAGTATAACAGACCTCCTTCTGCCACTGTCAGGCATATGACCCTAAACAGACCTCAGCAGCCACCGCCACCTCCACCACAGACTTCAGATGGCTCACAGGCCTCTGCACCTTTGGTTCCATCGGATTATGG GATGCTCCCAGCACAAATCATTGAATATTACAACCCATCGggaccaccaccacctccaccacctcCCATGATTCCTTCAGCACAAACTGCTTTTGTTAGCCCTCTCCAGATTCCTACACCGTCTTCTTATCCCACATTAGCAACTAGTTCCACATACACTGCTACTCCTCATCCACCCTCTACTGGGCTTGTTGTCACAGCTCCTCCTCCTCCGGGGCCACCACCTCCACCACCTGGCCCTCCGGTCGCAGGACCTTCTCTTTCGTCTTCTCCCATGCATGGTCCACCAGGGGCTGAAGCAAAGAGACAAGAACCAGCTCAACCAGCAATCAGTGATGCTCGGAGTGATCTTCTTGCTGCTATTCGGATGG GAATTCAGCTGAAAAAAGTTCAAGAACAACGAGAACAAGAAGCAAAACGAGAGCCTGTTGGAAATGATGTGGCAACAATCCTCTCCAGACGTATAGCGGTAGAATACAGTGATTCTGATGATGACTCTGAGTTTGATGACAACGACTGGTCAGACTGA